A genomic segment from Nicotiana tabacum cultivar K326 chromosome 7, ASM71507v2, whole genome shotgun sequence encodes:
- the LOC107815869 gene encoding uncharacterized protein LOC107815869 codes for MTVIETKKENSRKMHLLHHKIPLPFHRQPLLFNPKIIPRKLIIPIHSMSTSSSETTHQHLDQQQEDEEKQALLLAQVLKYHKETKHSFTNYARGPRGLDWANQPNPFRRYVSSPLIPLLHSPFPDESSPLYSSLFKTLPFPKPISHSTISQLFYDSLALSAWKSTGFSTWSLRVNPSSGNLHPTEAYIISPPVESVSDKGFVAHYAPKEHSLEIRAQFQSGFFTRFFPENSFLIGLSSIFWREAWKYGERAFRYCNHDVGHAIAAVSMAAAGLGWDVKVLDGLGYEELEKLMGLELFPKFNIPSRPVKGTMPEIELEHPDCVLLVFPSGVNEFEVDYKELSNGISEFSGLDWKGKPNVLSKEHICWDIIYRTAEAAKKPLTMFNGSVVDPFQSSGTTSESSYKDFSLRELVRKRRSAVDMDGFTEMAKETFYQMLLHCMPSGSHDREKHVRQLALPFRSLAWDGEVHAALFVHRVVGLPSGLYFLVRNENHLDDLKKATRAEFKWVKPDGCPDDLPLYELSRGDCMELSKRLSCHQDIASDGCFSLGMIAHFEPTLRNKGSWMYPRLFWETGVLGQVLYLEAHAVGISATGIGCFFDDPVHEVLGLKGSEFQSLYHFTVGGPVVDKRIMSLPAYPGPSVDA; via the exons ATGACAGTTatagaaacaaaaaaagaaaacagcAGAAAAATGCATCTTCTTCATCACAAAATTCCTCTTCCCTTCCACCGTCAACCTCTCCTCTTCAACCCCAAAATCATCCCCAGAAAACTAATAATCCCAATTCACTCCATGTCCACTTCATCTTCAGAAACAACTCATCAACACTTGGACCAACaacaagaagatgaagaaaaacaaGCTTTATTATTAGCGCAAGTCTTGAAATACCACAAAGAAACCAAACACTCTTTCACCAACTACGCTCGTGGCCCTCGTGGTCTTGATTGGGCTAATCAGCCCAACCCTTTTCGTCGTTACGTTTCTTCTCCACTCATCCCTCTCTTACACTCTCCATTTCCCGATGAATCATCTCCTCTTTACTCCTCACTTTTCAAGACTCTCCCTTTTCCAAAACCCATTTCCCATTCCACAATTTCTCAGCTTTTTTACGATTCTTTAGCCCTATCAGCTTGGAAATCTACTGGGTTTTCAACTTGGTCCCTTCGTGTAAACCCTAGTAGTGGAAACCTTCATCCAACCGAAGCTTATATTATTAGTCCACCTGTTGAATCAGTGTCAGATAAAGGTTTTGTGGCCCATTATGCTCCAAAAGAGCATTCTTTGGAAATTAGAGCCCAATTTCAATCTGGGTTCTTCACAAGATTCTTCCCTGAAAACTCTTTCCTTATTGGGTTATCATCAATTTTTTGGAGAGAAGCTTGGAAGTATGGTGAAAGGGCATTTAGGTATTGTAATCATGATGTGGGCCATGCTATTGCTGCTGTTTCAATGGCAGCAGCAGGGCTTGGATGGGATGTGAAGGTTCTAGATGGATTGGGTTATGAGGAGTTGGAGAAGTTAATGGGCCTTGAACTTTTTCCCAAGTTTAATATCCCGTCTCGGCCCGTGAAAGGGACAATGCCTGAGATCGAATTGGAACATCCGGATTGTGTTCTTTTGGTTTTTCCTAGTGGTGTGAATGAATTTGAAGTGGATTATAAGGAGTTAAGTAATGGTATTTCGGAGTTTTCGGGTTTGGATTGGAAGGGTAAGCCTAATGTGCTTAGTAAAGAGCATATTTGTTGGGATATTATATATAGAACAGCCGAAGCAGCGAAAAAGCCATTAACAATGTTTAATGGATCCGTAGTTGATCCATTTCAGAGTAGTGGAACAACCAGTGAAAGCTCTTATAAGGATTTTAGTTTAAGGGAATTGGTTAGGAAGCGTAGGAGCGCGGTTGATATGGATGGTTTTACCGAAATGGCAAAAGAAACATTTTATCAGATGTTATTGCATTGTATGCCTTCTGGTTCGCATGACAGAGAGAAGCATGTTAGGCAATTGGCATTGCCATTTAGATCACTGGCTTGGGATGGTGAAGTGCATGCTGCTCTGTTTGTTCATAgagttgttggcttgcctagtggaTTATATTTTTTGGTGAGGAATGAGAACCATTTGGATGATCTTAAGAAAGCTACTAGAGCTGAATTCAAATGGGTGAAACCAGATGGTTGTCCTGATGATCTTCCTCTGTATGAACTGTCAAGAGGCGACTGCATGGAGCTTTCAAAACGATTGTCATGCCATCAG GACATTGCTAGTGATGGCTGCTTCAGCTTGGGTATGATTGCCCATTTTGAGCCGACTTTGCGCAACAAGGGTTCTTGGATGTACCCACGGTTATTTTGGGAGACAGGAGTTCTGGGACAAGTTTTGTATCTTGAAGCGCATGCAGTTGGCATCTCTGCAACCGGAATTGGCTGTTTCTTTGACGATCCTG TGCATGAAGTTCTTGGGCTCAAAGGATCAGAGTTTCAGAGTCTCTATCATTTTACAGTTGGAGGTCCAGTTGTTGACAAGCGGATAATGAGTCTGCCAGCATACCCTGGCCCAAGCGTTGATGCTTGA
- the LOC107764557 gene encoding protein GRAVITROPIC IN THE LIGHT 1-like, which produces MQPSGAKDTQLRESNSQKVHPQPMEEAANQNPEAVEAMVSRIFTNISSLKSAYIQLQSAHTPYDPDKIQAADKLVISELKNLSELKHFYREHNPKPVCVSPQDSRLAAEIQEQQSLLKTYEVMVKKFQSEIQNKDSEIGQLQQQIQEASQKRVKLEKNLKLRGLSAKESENAVDENGLYIMDLTPVLFRSAVEAAYRAIHDFSKPLINMMKAAGWDLDAAANSIEPDIAYAKRAHKKYAFESHICQRMFTGFQDEFFSVKHENSAVTKDSFFHQYLALREMDPLDAVGQSPDSLFGNFCRSKYIVVVHPKMEASFFGNVDQRNYIMGGGHPRTAFYQAFLKLAKSIWLLHRLAYSFDPPVRVFQVKKGSEFSEVYMESVLKNFIVDENEEKPKVGLMVMPGFYIGGSVIQCQVYLTGVKVTE; this is translated from the coding sequence ATGCAACCCAGTGGTGCAAAAGATACACAACTCCGCGAGAGCAACAGCCAAAAGGTCCATCCACAACCTATGGAGGAAGCCGCAAACCAAAATCCTGAAGCAGTTGAAGCTATGGTATCTAGGATTTTTACAAATATCTCATCCCTGAAGTCTGCCTACATTCAACTCCAATCTGCTCATACTCCATACGACCCGGATAAAATCCAAGCTGCCGATAAACTTGTAATTTCGGAGCTGAAGAATCTCTCTGAACTCAAGCACTTCTACAGGGAGCACAATCCCAAACCTGTGTGTGTTTCACCTCAGGACTCTCGCTTGGCTGCAGAGATCCAAGAACAGCAGAGTTTGTTGAAAACATATGAAGTTATGGTGAAGAAGTTTCAATCTGAGATTCAGAATAAGGATTCTGAGATTGGTCAGCTGCAGCAGCAGATACAAGAGGCCAGTCAGAAGCGGGTCAAATTGGAGAAAAACCTTAAGCTCAGGGGCTTGTCAGCCAAAGAATCAGAAAATGCAGTTGACGAGAATGGGCTTTACATCATGGACCTAACACCTGTGCTTTTCAGGTCAGCTGTGGAAGCTGCTTACAGGGCCATTCACGACTTCTCTAAGCCATTGATCAACATGATGAAAGCTGCTGGTTGGGATCTTGATGCTGCAGCAAACTCCATAGAGCCAGATATAGCTTATGCAAAGAGAGCTCACAAGAAGTATGCATTTGAGTCACATATCTGCCAAAGAATGTTCACCGGATTTCAGGACGAATTCTTCTCTGTGAAACATGAGAATTCAGCTGTCACCAAGGATAGTTTTTTCCACCAGTATCTTGCATTACGTGAAATGGATCCACTGGATGCTGTAGGCCAAAGTCCAGATTCCCTTTTTGGGAACTTCTGCCGCAGCAAATATATAGTGGTGGTTCATCCAAAGATGGAGGCTTCATTCTTTGGGAACGTGGATCAGCGAAACTATATTATGGGTGGCGGGCACCCAAGAACAGCTTTCTACCAGGCTTTTCTGAAACTGGCCAAGTCAATTTGGCTTTTGCATAGGTTGGCATATTCATTTGATCCTCCAGTTAGAGTATTTCAAGTCAAGAAGGGAAGTGAGTTCTCAGAGGTTTATATGGAAAGCGTTTTGAAGAATTTTATTGTAGATGAAAACGAGGAGAAGCCTAAGGTTGGTCTGATGGTTATGCCTGGTTTCTATATCGGCGGTAGTGTGATCCAGTGCCAAGTCTACCTAACCGGCGTGAAGGTTACTGAATGA